The following are encoded together in the Plasmodium knowlesi strain H genome assembly, chromosome: 8 genome:
- a CDS encoding DnaJ protein, putative, with protein sequence MKNNKATENYYMKEPPCDHGNNVINKCSSYFDISQIKQLYAPQSTNGYEQIFSIPRKAKKTGRKSKKEISNTKGSISSFHSDQYENDKQKNPVPIRIGLRKKMKYNSPNEDSHFFYSNSFDQTPRKHFSFNHKDPQNDEPPNVYNPRGSVTKGVNKRPTSRSDSLNKYDFIRFVCSPTKKSVDNRSANCDSEMCSAMKSNTITNDNTRNDNTRNDSTRNDNTRNDNTRNDNTRNDNTRNENTRNDNTRNENTRNDNTRNENTRNDNTRNDAFKNHPMNIANCGEHTATSVASMNDPQRVVNNYVQWDQFFHPKTEPEPPNALKRRTKYDPNIIQNNDIMNDTKGAISSARKIYPPNESILNPKGGTKCVERVGRSGTTNSHTGEDTKSAIRNFTKHYPPHELYNDTDESREGEQERTPQNGAQNNGPIDLDSHDSIDRLSRNFFINNKKIFLTHFRKDKETQTKRGSNYSHSTGGNVPLRHDATQGERNKGKNEQNKWWKNGEEVTPGGESFHCGHFAKVNSPHCEEYIHSEEEMCRAENSSRRNYHQGEDQAKGDDWNEDDKHLNHDTRYSDEEPIDGRNFLPDMNSFVRKNCNVMKSLYSHLGVPYNGSKEEIKKSYKEKIKVHHPDKGGSVNKFLQLKLSYDILTNDKKRKMYDKYGHGILELLVSENFQNYEISSSDGENNQNEIIDEENIKIYNFFVQKYNNTSYLHNLQDLKMDSYQYNEFQKLIFHFFHHENPMFKNTFHLFPAYSPFVPPYRKKKTDKRKTDKMKADKMVEVEKGANGKEVDKKMIPHLDLSNSLDNTPVSSIPTKELFSSSESCTSRNYSPSNYSAKKECSINDVLSEEHVTNLFNEMENDFKYFYNKFIVHKIEESELAKNNSTYGKKAATKIVNPADHNNVEVKGNSDDVSTPMKEHTHHSFEQFPYDEDMATPLAQCQLSHEKHSSNRWRQREKDYSFRDIQTSPIAYKIINENNERHIADFYRWFELFFNHRQGDQAAKEAVNQAVNEPVNVAANEAAKEVPNHATQNHHRICSEMAANWHSGATTPIVIPPPKLQEEAHSAQTNEAHAKINSESPTKFQCSAENFFSFGRMPHPSSNSPNVRIKDNTQNEGKPTIFSHYKYAKIQHGGGGGTTPLQTQSNATPTRTNTTPRRSGKKNDKPNISREKSAHKITPLCNSSSKMENSVTINIEEKYGFNLLKRSEQKIKDITHDFNYIYIGSNMMKKNKFVLFVKEESVKKFLKVKLLIEKIKKKSNLKLISVFEKEIEKNIKHMEYILLLTTHKDEFLPLNDFYLLDRNAFTKDHYCIPLYIKKNTISRPTHFHIRWIVYTLQSLIFFNFFFKKMNKYMCAFPFFNYKYNLIKHFLDHEEKNNCSIHQHIKKFYIFFQQYIIKNKQHYLKYFPHSITLHIKNDASPNYQNSKPVCINMSSILVLTPNKPIPSSEW encoded by the exons ATGAAAAACAACAAGGCCACGGAAAACTATTACATGAAGGAACCCCCATGTGATCATGGGAACAATGTGATAAACAAATGCTCCAGCTACTTTGACATAAGTCAAATTAAACAGTTATACGCCCCCCAAAGTACCAATGGATATGAGCagattttttccatccctcGTAAAGCCAAGAagacaggaagaaaaagtaaaaaagaaatatccaACACAAAGGGTTCCATCTCCTCATTCCATAGTG ATCAGTACGAAAAtgacaaacaaaaaaatccAGTGCCTATAAGAATAGGcctaaggaaaaaaatgaaatataacTCCCCAAATGAAGattcccactttttttacaGCAATTCTTTTGACCAAACTCCCAGAAAGCACTTCTCATTTAACCATAAGGACCCACAAAATGACGAGCCTCCAAACGTTTATAATCCCAGGGGTAGTGTTACAAAAGGTGTAAACAAAAGGCCTACTAGCAGAAGCGACTCGTTAAACAAATACGATTTTATTAGATTTGTCTGTTCTCCAACCAAAAAAAGTGTCGATAATAGAAGTGCAAATTGTGATAGTGAAATGTGTAGCGCGATGAAAAGTAATACCATTACAAATGACAATACCAGAAATGACAATACCAGAAATGACAGTACCAGAAATGACAATACCAGAAATGACAATACCAGAAATGACAATACCAGAAATGACAATACCAGAAATGAAAATACCAGAAATGACAATACCAGAAATGAAAATACCAGAAATGACAATACCAGAAATGAAAATACCAGAAATGACAATACCAGAAATGACGCTTTCAAAAATCACCCTATGAATATCGCAAACTGCGGCGAACACACTGCTACTAGCGTGGCCTCAATGAATGATCCCCAAAGAGTCGTAAACAATTATGTCCAATGGGATCAATTTTTTCACCCCAAAACAGAACCAGAACCGCCCAATGCCCTCAAAAGACGAACAAAATATGACCCCAACATCATCCAAAACAATGATATAATGAATGACACAAAGGGTGCTATATCCTCTGCTAGAAAAATTTACCCGCCAAATGAATCAATTCTTAACCCCAAAGGAGGTACAAAGTGTGTCGAACGGGTTGGCAGAAGCGGGACCACTAACAGTCACACAGGGGAAGACACCAAAAGTGCCATAAGAAATTTCACAAAACATTACCCCCCACATGAGCTGTACAATGACACAGACGAAAGCAGAGAAGGTGAACAAGAAAGAACCCCTCAAAACGGGGCACAGAATAATGGACCCATAGACCTGGATAGCCATGACTCCATCGACCGACTTAGTAGAAACTTTTTCATAAACAACAAGAAGATTTTCCTTACACACTTTCGAAAAGATAAGGAGACACAAACTAAAAGAGGTAGCAATTATTCACATAGCACTGGTGGGAACGTTCCTCTCAGACACGATGCCACAcagggagaaagaaacaaaggaaaaaatgaacaaaacaaatggtggaaaaatggtgaagaggTAACCCCAGGTGGTGAATCATTCCACTGCGgtcattttgcaaaagtgAATTCTCCGCATTGTGAAGAATATATTCACAGCGAGGAGGAAATGTGCCGAGCGGAAAATTCTAGTAGAAGGAATTACCATCAAGGGGAAGACCAAGCCAAAGGAGACGATTGGAACGAAGATGATAAGCACCTTAATCACGATACACGCTACTCCGATGAAGAGCCAATTGACGGTAGAAACTTTCTACCAGACATGAACTCCTTTGTACGGAAAAACTGCAACGTAATGAAATCGCTGTATAGCCACCTGGGCGTCCCATACAATGGgagtaaggaagaaattaaaaaatcgtacaaggaaaaaataaaggtacACCACCCAGACAAAGGAGGAAGCGTCAACAAGTTTCTTCAACTTAAACTTTCTTACGACATACTAACAAATgataagaagagaaaaatgtatgacAAATATGGACATGGCATATTAGAATTATTAGTTAgcgaaaattttcaaaattatgaaatATCTTCATCggatggagaaaataatcAAAACGAAATTATTGATGAGGAAAACATAAAgatatataacttttttgttcaaaaatataacaacaCATCATACTTACATAATTTGCaagatttaaaaatggaTAGCTATCAGTACAACGAATTTCAGAAactaattttccatttttttcatcatgaAAATCCCATGTTCAAGAACACCTTCCATTTATTCCCAGCGTACTCTCCCTTTGTCCCTccttatagaaaaaaaaaaacagacaaaCGGAAAACAGATAAAATGAAAGCCGATAAAATGGTGGAAGTTGAAAAAGGGGCTAATGGAAAAGAGGTAGATAAGAAGATGATTCCTCATTTGGATTTATCAAACAGCTTAGACAACACCCCTGTGTCTTCTATCCCAACGAAGGAGCTATTCAGTTCTTCAGAAAGTTGCACATCTCGAAATTATTCCCCTTCAAATTACAgcgcaaaaaaggaatgttcaATTAACGATGTATTAAGCGAAGAGCATGTCACTAATCTGTTtaacgaaatggaaaatgacTTTAAATACTTCTACAACAAATTTATTGTACATAAAATAGAGGAATCAGAGCTTGCTAAGAACAACTCCACGTATGGTAAAAAAGCGGCGACGAAAATCGTAAACCCAGCAGATCATAATAACGTGGAGGTGAAGGGCAACAGTGATGATGTTTCCACCCCCATGAAGGAGCATACACACCACTCCTTCGAACAGTTTCCTTACGATGAAGACATGGCCACTCCTCTAGCGCAGTGCCAACTCTCCCACGAAAAACACAGCTCCAACCGTTGGCGCCAAAGAGAGAAGGACTACTCCTTCCGGGATATTCAGACCTCCCCAATTGCGTACAAAATTATAAACGAAAATAACGAGAGGCACATAGCCGACTTTTACAGATGgtttgaattatttttcaacCACCGCCAAGGGGATCAAGCGGCGAAAGAAGCAGTCAATCAAGCAGTCAATGAACCAGTCAATGTAGCGGCCAATGAAGCGGCCAAAGAAGTACCTAACCACGCAACACAAAATCATCACCGAATTTGTAGTGAGATGGCTGCCAACTGGCATAGCGGAGCGACCACACCCATCGTCATTCCCCCACCCAAGCTACAAGAAGAAGCACATTCAGCACAGACTAACGAAGCGCACGCAAAAATCAATTCGGAGTCACCTACAAAATTTCAATGTTCTGCCGAgaatttcttctcatttgggAGGATGCCACATCCCAGTAGTAACAGCCCAAATGTGCGAATAAAGGACAATACTCAAAACGAGGGAAAACCCACTATATTTTCACATTATAAATATGCCAAAATACAACATGGGGGCGGCGGCGGAACCACCCCCTTGCAGACGCAATCAAACGCAACGCCAACCCGCACAAACACCACTCCACggagaagtggaaaaaaaaacgacaagCCAAATATATCGCGAGAAAAAAGCGCACACAAAATAACTCCCTTGTGTAATAGCAgtagcaaaatggaaaatagcGTGACAATAAATATTGAAGAGAAATATGGTTTCAATTTGCTAAAAAGAAGTGAACAAAAGATAAAAGACATAACACACGATtttaattacatatatataggaagtaacatgatgaaaaaaaataaatttgtccttttcgtaaaagaagaaagtgtaaaaaaatttttaaaagttaaACTGCTcatcgaaaaaattaaaaaaaaatcaaacttGAAACTCATATCCGtatttgaaaaggaaatagaaaaaaatataaaacataTGGAATACATTTTACTGTTGACAACACACAAGGATGAATTTTTACCACTTAACGATTTCTACCTACTTGACAGAAATGCTTTTACAAAAGACCATTATTGCATACCcctatatataaaaaagaacaccaTAAGCAGACCAACACATTTTCACATCAGGTGGATTGTATACACCTTGCAGTCGCtcatcttttttaattttttttttaaaaaaatgaataagtaTATGTgtgctttccccttctttaaTTACAAGTATAATTTGATCAAACATTTCTTGGaccatgaagaaaaaaacaattgtAGTATCCAccaacatataaaaaaattttatatttttttccagcagTACATCATCAAGAATAAGCAACACTATTTGAAGTACTTTCCGCACTCCATCACTctgcacataaaaaatgatgcaTCTCCAAATTACCAGAATAGCAAGCCCGTGTGCATAAACATGTCCTCTATTTTAGTGCTGACGCCGAACAAACCTATACCCTCCTCCGAATGGTAG
- a CDS encoding ribosome-binding factor A, putative: MYLYFLLLLLTLTNRNYTLNIKKRFHALNYVRFSNSKASIKNATVTYFTNKNSSRHEIYKKRFERELKETLQSILYKKGIKINYKYHIDEDIIEGIGIHRVQLNSDCSVAKVFIEIMGDSIDSRQGYIWLKKNCKRIRYMLAQAIKHRKKVPFLNFVLSNLSEQTQLLCQMENIREYYGEMFKEDLGEFELNGEEADGGVKWEETENKQYPQKEELGDEQ, translated from the exons ATGTAcctatattttcttctcctcctgctTACACTCACCAATAGAAACTACACCCTCAACATTAAGAAGAGGTTCCACGCTTTGAATTATGTGCGCTTTAGCAACTCTAAGGCATCAATCAAAAACGCTACCGTCACTTATTTTACTAATAAAAACTCGAGTCGCCATGAAATATACAAGAAAAGATTCGAGAGGGAACTGAAGGAGACACTCCAATCAATTCTGtacaaaaaagggattaAGATAAATTATAAGTATCACATCGATGAAGATATAATTGAAGGAATAGGGATTCATCGTGTCCAGCTGAACAGTGATTGTTCTGTGGCAAAAGTTTTTATCGAAATTATGGGGGACTCAATCGATTCCAGACAG GGCTACATCTGGTTGAAGAAAAACTGCAAACGAATTCGCTACATGTTGGCCCAAGCAATTAAACATCGGAAAAAAgtcccatttttaaatttcgtTCTCAGCAATTTAAGCGAGCAAACACAATTGCTTTGCCAGATGGAAAACATACGGGAGTATTACGGAGAAATGTTTAAGGAGGACTTAGGGGAGTTTGAATTAAACGGAGAAGAAGCAGATGGGGGTGTGAAGTGGGAAGAAACAGAGAACAAGCAGTACccccaaaaggaagaactggGCGACGAACAATAG
- a CDS encoding N-terminal acetyltransferase A complex catalytic subunit ARD1, putative — protein sequence MLSIRKSNVYDLLSMQQCNSVNLPENYNMKYYFYHALSWPSLSQVAEDGRGKVCGYTLGKLEEENDKKGHLTSVAVLKTYRKQKLAYYLITQTHQFVNDIYHVHNICLHVRVSNYAALNLYNNLLNYKVKEVEPLYYGNKEDAYLMEHQFVK from the coding sequence ATGCTGTCAATAAGGAAGAGCAACGTTTACGACCTGTTGTCAATGCAACAGTGCAATAGCGTAAACCTGCCGGAAAATTACAATatgaaatattatttttaccatGCGTTATCGTGGCCGTCGCTGAGCCAAGTAGCAGAGgatggaaggggaaaagtTTGCGGATACACCTTAGGAAagttggaagaagaaaatgataagAAAGGTCATTTAACTTCTGTTGCCGTTTTGAAAACGTACAGGAAGCAGAAACTTGCTTATTATTTAATCACACAGACACACCAATTTGTGAATGATATATACCATGTGCATAACATTTGTTTGCATGTTCGAGTGAGCAACTATGCCGCGTTGAATTTGTACAATAACTTGTTAAATTATAAAGTGAAGGAAGTCGAGCCATTGTATTATGGAAATAAGGAAGACGCCTATTTGATGGAGCACCAGTTTGTTAAATAG
- a CDS encoding 40S ribosomal protein S20e, putative, with protein MSKLMKGAVESEKFRLRRIRIALTSKSLRAIEKVCSDIMKGAKEKNLNVSGPVRLPVKTLRITTRKSPCGEGTNTWDRFELRIYKRLIDLYSQCEVVTQMTSINIDPGVEVEVIITDS; from the exons ATGAGTAAATTGATGAAAGGAGCCGTTGAAAGCGAGAAGTTTAGACTTCGTCGCATTCGTATTGCTTTAACCTCCAAAAGTTTGAGGGCCATAGAGAAAG TATGCAGCGACATCATGAAGGGCGCGAAGGAGAAGAACCTAAACGTGTCCGGACCGGTGAGGCTACCAGTAAAAACGCTGAGAATAACGACGAGAAAATCCCCCTGCGGTGAGGGTACCAACACATGGGATAGATTCGAACTAAGAATTTATAAAAGACTGATTGATTTATATTCACAATGTGAGGTTGTTACACAGATGACTTCCATCAACATTGACCCTGGGGTTGAGGTTGAAGTTATTATAACAGATTCGTaa